The Candidatus Nitrosocosmicus franklandus genome contains a region encoding:
- the priX gene encoding DNA primase noncatalytic subunit PriX: MSDELKKNTQFILSHFSGQEFVFPRSIMTAKTNGQVFVDSEEEMLEYFVKADFVDCRINGYPFHHHNESRNLYPSFIFIDLDLSLCSTCKYPIRKLDYILKQTLNKIKDEINGIPTVLWTGGGYHIYQPIKMVAKNDERLPLEDFKEFEDFKYITRSDLTTDFIRFAGKYLTSQKGDPKHNPSIYSCLIRIPGTINSKYGNKVDIIQKWNGTEVIASPILLPFLDHLIQIKIESEESKKRNSITNSKSNDNNNIAWIERLLKTPIADHRYFCLWHILIPYLLNIKKLPEDQVILIITRWLDECNKLNKIRWKYPQRIKEQLRYDKGYPPISIENLKKENFELYTLLQK; encoded by the coding sequence ATGTCTGATGAGCTAAAAAAGAACACACAATTTATATTGTCTCATTTTAGTGGTCAAGAGTTTGTGTTTCCAAGGTCAATTATGACTGCAAAAACCAATGGTCAGGTGTTTGTAGACTCAGAGGAGGAGATGCTAGAGTATTTTGTTAAAGCTGATTTTGTTGATTGTAGAATTAATGGCTATCCTTTCCATCATCATAATGAGAGTAGAAATCTATACCCTAGTTTCATTTTCATAGATTTGGATCTATCCTTATGTTCTACTTGCAAGTATCCTATAAGAAAACTAGATTATATCCTAAAACAGACGCTAAATAAAATAAAAGATGAAATCAATGGTATCCCTACCGTTCTCTGGACTGGTGGTGGCTATCACATTTATCAACCCATAAAGATGGTCGCCAAGAACGACGAAAGACTTCCTTTGGAGGATTTTAAAGAGTTTGAGGATTTTAAATATATTACAAGATCTGACTTGACCACAGATTTTATAAGATTTGCAGGAAAATATCTTACTAGCCAAAAAGGCGATCCAAAACATAATCCTTCAATTTATTCTTGCTTAATTAGAATACCAGGGACTATTAACTCAAAATATGGAAACAAAGTGGATATAATTCAGAAATGGAATGGGACCGAAGTTATAGCAAGTCCGATTTTATTACCTTTCTTAGATCATTTAATTCAAATAAAGATAGAATCAGAGGAATCAAAGAAGCGAAACAGTATCACAAATTCTAAATCTAATGATAATAACAATATCGCTTGGATCGAAAGATTATTGAAAACTCCAATCGCAGACCATAGGTACTTTTGTCTTTGGCATATCTTGATACCGTATCTGCTAAATATCAAAAAATTACCAGAAGATCAAGTAATATTGATAATTACTAGATGGTTAGATGAATGTAATAAGCTAAACAAAATTCGGTGGAAGTACCCTCAAAGAATTAAAGAACAGTTGAGGTACGACAAAGGGTATCCTCCTATTAGTATTGAAAATCTGAAGAAAGAGAATTTTGAACTCTATACATTACTGCAAAAATAG